A genomic segment from Geminocystis sp. M7585_C2015_104 encodes:
- a CDS encoding radical SAM protein, with translation MKEKPVLDFIPPDHVNIMGYVDESEVNGPGRRAVVWVQGCNRGCPGCFNPQSWPFQPNQIVSIYDLAEQILSNPRNDGVTFSGGEPFWQAGALAKLARLLKERGLSVMSFTGFTLEQLQLPDAPPHSQELLSQLDILIDGPYIQSLAINSPDSLVSSSNQRVHVFNPDFKDKLNWASDQVEIHILKDGTRIVTGFLGSLNLI, from the coding sequence ATGAAGGAGAAACCAGTATTGGATTTTATACCTCCAGACCATGTTAATATCATGGGTTATGTGGATGAGTCGGAGGTAAATGGGCCTGGACGCCGTGCGGTAGTATGGGTACAGGGGTGTAATCGAGGATGTCCTGGTTGTTTTAACCCTCAGTCTTGGCCGTTTCAACCCAATCAGATTGTTTCCATTTATGACTTAGCGGAACAGATATTAAGTAATCCTCGTAATGATGGTGTTACATTCTCTGGGGGGGAACCTTTTTGGCAGGCAGGGGCTTTGGCGAAGTTAGCTAGGTTATTGAAAGAGAGGGGGTTGAGTGTAATGTCCTTTACGGGTTTTACCCTGGAACAATTGCAATTGCCTGACGCACCACCCCATTCCCAAGAGTTATTATCCCAGTTGGATATACTGATTGATGGGCCTTATATTCAGTCTTTGGCTATTAATTCTCCTGATTCCCTGGTTTCTTCTAGTAATCAAAGGGTTCATGTATTCAACCCCGACTTTAAGGATAAACTAAATTGGGCATCAGATCAAGTAGAAATTCATATTCTTAAGGATGGGACTAGGATTGTGACGGGCTTTTTGGGCTCATTAAATTTGATTTAG
- a CDS encoding glycosyl transferase: MSRPVLYLAITNHGFGHAVRMASVANRIKQINPDILLIIATTAPRWLLEAYIQGDFIHRSRAFDVGVIQSDSLTMDLDSTLARLREYQQKEKTIVTQEVEFVRLNKVSLIVADIPAMVAEVASLANIPCWMVGNFGWDFIYRSWGGEFTAIADWLASHYHKVDRLFRLPMAEEMQTFPVKEDVGLIGSQPRYPQEEIRTRFNLTRDKEKTVLLTFGGLGLEAIPYHNLSLFPDWQFITFDKNAPPLPNLLKVTDKTLRPVDFMPLCGKVVCKPGFSTFAESMCLDVPIISLTRDGFAEAHILLEGLRQYSYHRIIQWQEFFHGNWDFLKKDVLPPLSNKKIDKQGADYIAREIALFLASP, encoded by the coding sequence ATGTCTAGACCAGTTTTATATCTAGCAATAACCAATCATGGTTTCGGCCATGCGGTAAGAATGGCATCAGTGGCTAATAGAATAAAACAAATAAACCCAGACATATTGTTGATAATTGCCACCACCGCCCCAAGATGGCTATTAGAAGCCTACATCCAGGGAGATTTTATCCACCGCAGTAGGGCATTCGACGTGGGCGTAATACAATCTGATAGTCTCACCATGGATTTGGATAGTACACTTGCCCGTCTCAGAGAATACCAACAGAAAGAAAAAACAATAGTCACCCAAGAAGTGGAATTCGTCCGTCTAAACAAAGTAAGTCTAATAGTAGCAGACATTCCCGCTATGGTGGCAGAGGTAGCTTCTTTAGCAAACATCCCCTGTTGGATGGTGGGCAATTTCGGTTGGGATTTTATCTATCGCAGCTGGGGTGGCGAATTCACTGCCATAGCCGACTGGTTGGCTAGTCACTACCACAAGGTGGACAGACTGTTTCGTTTGCCCATGGCAGAGGAAATGCAAACTTTTCCAGTGAAGGAAGATGTTGGCCTAATCGGCAGTCAACCCCGTTATCCCCAAGAGGAGATACGTACTCGTTTTAATCTGACAAGGGATAAAGAGAAAACTGTCCTACTCACCTTTGGCGGTTTGGGATTAGAAGCTATCCCCTACCACAATCTTTCCCTTTTCCCCGACTGGCAATTCATTACCTTTGATAAAAATGCACCCCCTTTACCCAATCTGTTAAAAGTCACAGACAAAACCCTCCGCCCAGTAGATTTCATGCCCCTGTGTGGCAAAGTAGTGTGTAAACCCGGATTTAGCACCTTTGCCGAGAGTATGTGTTTGGATGTGCCCATCATTAGCCTCACCCGCGACGGCTTTGCCGAGGCACACATCCTCCTGGAAGGGTTGCGTCAGTATAGCTACCATCGTATCATCCAATGGCAGGAATTTTTTCACGGCAATTGGGATTTCTTGAAAAAAGATGTTTTGCCCCCCCTCAGCAACAAAAAAATAGATAAACAGGGGGCAGACTATATTGCCAGAGAAATAGCCCTCTTTTTGGCCTCGCCCTAA